GTGCGGTGGGAAAACCTTTGGTGCAGCAACGACAGCGACTAGGCGGGCTGCTCGGCTTCAGCGAGCTCAGAGCCGGACCGCTTCCGCTTGAGTCGCGACTTCAGCGACTGAGACGGCTTCTCTATCAGAAACCAGCTCAGCGCGGCCAGCGGCAGGGTCGCTACCGTCGCAACGATCGCGAACACGAATGGATTCAGACTGACCAGCCCGCAGATCACCAGCAACTGCTGGCGGAAGCGCGTAAACGTAGGTGCCATGGACAGGTTGGCAACCGTGAGTAATTGTTGTGAACCAGCGCACCGGAAACGTAGCGAGCGGAATCGCGCCAAGAGACGGTAATCGGGCAGCAGCCCGGCTGCGAGAACGACAACCACGCTCACCGCGACGAGTGACCATCGAGCCCCGACCCGTGACGGCCAAGGAGTGCCAGAGGATCACCTCGGCCGCCAGCATCAACCGGAAGGCGTCCAGTGCATTTTTCCGCGGATCCGAATGCCTGTCCTAGTCACGAACGGCCGGCTTCGGAAAGCTCGGAGCCCGACCACTTCCGCTTGAGCCGCGTTTTGAAAGACTGCGCGGGCTTCTCTATCAGGAACCAGCTCAGCGCGGCCAGCGGTATGACGGCCAACGTCGAAAGTCCGGCGAATACAACCGGATTCAGCGTCGCGAGCCCACAGCTTGCCAGCAATTGCTGAGTCGGGAATGCGTAGATGTAGACGCCGTAGGAGAGATCCGTGCGCAATCTCAAGCGCTCGTTGTGGATCATGGTGGCCGAAACGACGACGGCGTATGCCAGCGGAAGTGCAGCGACCACTCTGTAATCGGGTAGCAAAGCGGCGGCGGCGATCACGATGACCACGCTCACCGCGACTAGTGACCACCGAGCGGGAATCACGTCGCGCCATTGATACAGCAGCGCACCTGCCGCGAACATGATGGCGGATCGGATGGCGAGCTGCGGGATGGTCCACACTCCCGGGAAGGTCAGCGGCGGCACCAACGTCGCGCCAATCGCCGCCACCCCCAGCAGCACTGGCGAAACCCACCGGCGAGTGGCCAGCCCGGCCAACCCGAGGCCAGCGACGGCGAGATAACACATCAGCTCCCAGATCAGCGACCACAGCGAAGCGTTCCAGCCGCCGTCGGCAAAGGGCACACCGACCGGTGTTCCGCCGACGTAATGCTGGATGTAGGCCACCGCACTGTTCTTCAGGACGTACTCGATCGGCGCGAAGGACGTCAGCAGCTTCGCCGCCGAACCGCCTGTGATCGCCACATTGAGCGGAGCGAACACGAACGCGGTGACGATCAGGCAGACGTAGAACCCTGGCAGGATCCGCAGCGCTCGAGCGGTGAGGAAGTCACGCAGTTTCGGATCGTTGAGCCAACTCGCGGTGATCAGGAATCCGGAGATCGCGAAGAATCCGTCGACGCCCACCGAGAACATGAGCTGAAGCAGCGCGTGCGGCGGCAGGTGGCCCGTGATCGGCCAGGAGTGAAACAGCATGACCTCGGCGGCCAGCAACAGCCGAAACAGGTTCAGTGCGTTGCGTCGTGGATCGAACACCTGCGCCAGCTTCATGTGTCCCATCCGTATCTGTCGTCGACTGCGCGTAGCGGCCAGAATTTCCCCGCGGAATCCCCAAGGTAGTCGATGAGTCCCGACAAACGCGGGTTCGATGTCAGCCCGACGTTGCTGTGACTATCTCAGCCTTTATTGCGCAAATCCCCGACGAATTTCTGCGTCTCTTCCCAGGTGGGTAGCAGGCCCGCCGCGCGTACCTCGTCGAAACTGGGGGCGGCGGCGTCGCGATCGGACAAATTCGGGGCGGCGCCGTCAGCCAGCGGCCAGTCGATGCCCAGGGTCGGGTCGGTGGCCAGGATGGTGTGTTCTCGCTGCGGGTTGTATTCCGCCGAGCATAAGTACATGACGGTCGAATTGTCCTGCAGCGCAAGGAAACCGTGCCCGAGCCCTTCCGAGACATAGATGGACCTGCGGTCCTTGTCGTCGAGCAAAACCGAGTCCCATTGGAGGAACGTCGGTGAGCCGACCCGGACGTCGACCACCACGTCGAGGACCGAGCCGTGCACGCAGGTCACATATTTGGCCTGGCTGGGTGGTACCTGGGCAAAGTGCACACCCCGCAGCACGCCGGCCGCCGACGTCGAGCAGTTGGCTTGCCGCAGATCCAACCGATGATCCGCGAAGCCCTTGAACCCCCGGTCGGTAAACCATTCGAAGAAGGTGCCGCGGGAATCGCCATGAATCTTCGGGGTGATTTCCCACGCGCCGGGGACTTTGAGTTCGCGGGCTTCCATCTCATTGACCCCGTTCTTCGTAGCGGGCTTCCGACGCGTCTTTTATTGGGCGCCACCAGGATTCGTTGGCACGATACCAGTCGATGGTCTCGCTTAAGCCCTCCTCGAAGTCGGTGTGCTTCGGCGCCCAGTGCAATTCGTCATACAGCAGCGATGGGTCGATGGCGTAGCGCAGGTCGTGGCCGACGCGGTCGGTGACGTGGTCGAAGTCGTCGGGGTCACGACCCATCATCCGCAGCACGGTGCGCAGCACGGTCAGGTTGTCGCGCTCACCCTCGGCGGAAATCAGGTAGGTCTGGCCGATCTGGCCCTTGTCCAGGATCTGCCAGACCGCGCTGTTGTGGTCGTCGACGTGGATCCAGTCGCGGACGTTGGCGCCTTTGCCGTAGAGCTTGCACCGTCGCCCGGTGAGCACGTTGGTGATCTGCCGCGGGATGAACTTCTCGATGTGCTGATACGGCCCGTAGTTGTTCGAGCAGTTGGACAGGGTCGCGCGCACGCCGTACGACCGCACCCAGGCCCGGACCAGCATGTCGGCCGCGGCCTTGGTCGCCGAATAGGGGCTCGACGGGTTGTAGGGCGTCGACTCGGTGAACCGCTGCGGATCATCGAGTTCCAGGTCACCGTAGACCTCGTCGGTCGAAATGTGGTGCAGCCGCACGCCGCGACGTCGTACCGCTTCCAGGATCGTGTACGTGCCAACCACGTTGGTGTGCAGAAACGGCTCGGGGTTGTCCAGCGCGTTGTCGACGTGACTCTCGGCGGCGAAGTGCACCACCGCGTCGGCCTCCCCGATCAGCTGGGACACCAGCTCGGCGTCGGTGATGTCGCCCTCGACCAGCCTGATGGCGTCGTCGACGTCGGCCAGCGACTCGCGCCGTCCGGCGTAGGTCAGGGCGTCGAGCACCGTCACGGAAACGTCGGGACGTTCGCGCACCGTGCTGTGCACGAAATTCGCGCCGATAAAACCGGCGCCACCGGTGACCAGCAGACGCATGGAGAAACCCTAACCGAGGGTCCCGGTCAGCTGGCGGGGGTTAGCCCAAGCGGCCCGGCCAGTTCCCTCAGCGAGGGCAGGAGTGTTTCTGCGTTGTAGCCGCCCAGC
The DNA window shown above is from Mycobacterium sp. Aquia_216 and carries:
- the rfbB gene encoding dTDP-glucose 4,6-dehydratase; the protein is MRLLVTGGAGFIGANFVHSTVRERPDVSVTVLDALTYAGRRESLADVDDAIRLVEGDITDAELVSQLIGEADAVVHFAAESHVDNALDNPEPFLHTNVVGTYTILEAVRRRGVRLHHISTDEVYGDLELDDPQRFTESTPYNPSSPYSATKAAADMLVRAWVRSYGVRATLSNCSNNYGPYQHIEKFIPRQITNVLTGRRCKLYGKGANVRDWIHVDDHNSAVWQILDKGQIGQTYLISAEGERDNLTVLRTVLRMMGRDPDDFDHVTDRVGHDLRYAIDPSLLYDELHWAPKHTDFEEGLSETIDWYRANESWWRPIKDASEARYEERGQ
- a CDS encoding acyltransferase family protein encodes the protein MKLAQVFDPRRNALNLFRLLLAAEVMLFHSWPITGHLPPHALLQLMFSVGVDGFFAISGFLITASWLNDPKLRDFLTARALRILPGFYVCLIVTAFVFAPLNVAITGGSAAKLLTSFAPIEYVLKNSAVAYIQHYVGGTPVGVPFADGGWNASLWSLIWELMCYLAVAGLGLAGLATRRWVSPVLLGVAAIGATLVPPLTFPGVWTIPQLAIRSAIMFAAGALLYQWRDVIPARWSLVAVSVVIVIAAAALLPDYRVVAALPLAYAVVVSATMIHNERLRLRTDLSYGVYIYAFPTQQLLASCGLATLNPVVFAGLSTLAVIPLAALSWFLIEKPAQSFKTRLKRKWSGSELSEAGRS
- the rfbC gene encoding dTDP-4-dehydrorhamnose 3,5-epimerase, with translation MEARELKVPGAWEITPKIHGDSRGTFFEWFTDRGFKGFADHRLDLRQANCSTSAAGVLRGVHFAQVPPSQAKYVTCVHGSVLDVVVDVRVGSPTFLQWDSVLLDDKDRRSIYVSEGLGHGFLALQDNSTVMYLCSAEYNPQREHTILATDPTLGIDWPLADGAAPNLSDRDAAAPSFDEVRAAGLLPTWEETQKFVGDLRNKG